The proteins below are encoded in one region of Gemmatimonadales bacterium:
- a CDS encoding GNAT family N-acetyltransferase, translating into MMVTDRLSRIRLLEPGDRERVEAMTRATGFFFDHEIEIALEVFDAATGAGPDGAVDSDYETAGVESDGSLAAWACWGPVPESPETFDLYWIVVDPMAQGIGCGTALLQEMDRRIAGRAMQVLVETSGRPDYARTRAFYERHGYRQVARVPDHFAPGDDLVQYARDVRR; encoded by the coding sequence ATGATGGTGACGGACCGGCTCTCGCGGATTCGCCTCCTCGAGCCCGGTGACCGTGAGCGGGTCGAAGCAATGACCCGGGCAACGGGCTTCTTCTTCGATCATGAGATCGAGATCGCCCTCGAGGTGTTCGACGCCGCGACGGGTGCGGGGCCTGATGGGGCCGTCGATTCGGACTACGAGACCGCCGGTGTCGAGTCTGATGGGTCGCTCGCCGCCTGGGCATGCTGGGGCCCGGTGCCTGAGTCGCCCGAGACGTTCGACCTCTACTGGATCGTGGTCGACCCGATGGCGCAGGGTATCGGCTGCGGCACGGCGCTGTTGCAGGAGATGGACCGCCGCATCGCGGGGCGGGCAATGCAGGTGCTGGTCGAAACGAGCGGGCGGCCCGACTATGCGCGGACGCGGGCCTTTTATGAACGACATGGGTATCGGCAGGTCGCGCGGGTCCCGGATCACTTTGCACCCGGAGATGACCTCGTGCAGTATGCCCGGGACGTCCGCAGGTGA
- a CDS encoding peptide ABC transporter substrate-binding protein encodes MNHTAARLETIERRPAPGPARYRVMLSLAVVVALTACRARGDDQDLVIAATGEPTTLLPPLVADAAGRDVSDLIYEPLASLSVGGSPYDSTALEPGLAASWSRVDSVTWRFSLRPNAKWHDGTPVTAEDVVFSFAAYTDTSLGAPGIALMDAQVSSDGPRGVLVRFPRPSPDQLYDAATTIRVLPRHLWGSLPTGSWAGDSSLSRLIGSGAYRLAEWRRGQSLILERVRGTSFRRIAWRYAADQEAALNLTLSGEADLLETVTSPSARQRARAATSLQLVAYPSAVYGFLGFRLADPAGRAHPVLTDRGVRQALTHAIDRRALVAAVIGDDAVVPPGPLSRAAWIWNDSIRTLGYDLERAGALLDGAGWTRGADGMRRRSRQPLTIDILVPSTSSARRQLAEGIQQMWRQAGVRATITAVDFPIFQERLATGRFEAMIGAWLDEPKPTGLVDQWTAAGIGRLNHGRYQNPAFDGLVARALAAATPGASRALWREAMDTLNLDAPAVFLYTPTNVMIASGRLRDITIDPYSWLHRVASWTKGP; translated from the coding sequence ATGAACCACACCGCTGCACGACTCGAGACCATCGAGCGCCGCCCCGCCCCGGGTCCTGCCCGATACCGCGTCATGCTGTCGCTCGCCGTCGTTGTCGCACTGACGGCCTGCCGCGCGCGCGGCGACGATCAGGACCTCGTGATTGCCGCGACCGGCGAACCGACGACCCTGCTGCCGCCGCTGGTCGCGGATGCCGCCGGCCGGGATGTCTCCGATCTCATCTACGAACCGCTCGCCTCGCTCAGCGTCGGTGGATCTCCCTACGACTCGACCGCCCTCGAGCCCGGCCTGGCTGCCAGCTGGAGCCGAGTCGACTCGGTAACCTGGCGGTTCTCACTGCGCCCGAACGCCAAATGGCATGACGGCACACCAGTCACCGCCGAGGACGTGGTCTTCTCGTTTGCCGCGTATACGGACACGAGCCTGGGCGCACCGGGAATCGCGCTCATGGATGCGCAGGTATCGTCAGACGGCCCGCGCGGTGTCCTGGTCCGGTTTCCCCGCCCGTCACCGGACCAGCTCTACGACGCTGCCACTACCATCCGCGTGCTACCCCGACACCTGTGGGGTTCGCTGCCGACAGGCAGCTGGGCAGGCGACTCCAGCCTGAGTCGACTGATCGGATCCGGCGCCTATCGGCTGGCTGAGTGGCGACGGGGCCAGTCCCTGATTCTCGAGCGGGTCCGCGGTACCAGCTTTCGGAGAATTGCCTGGCGCTATGCGGCCGATCAGGAGGCCGCCCTCAACCTGACCTTGTCGGGTGAAGCCGATCTGCTCGAGACCGTGACCAGTCCCTCCGCACGGCAGCGCGCCCGAGCCGCCACGAGCCTGCAACTGGTGGCATATCCTTCGGCGGTGTACGGCTTCCTGGGCTTTCGACTGGCTGACCCCGCGGGACGGGCTCACCCGGTGCTCACGGATCGAGGCGTTCGCCAGGCTCTGACACACGCGATCGACCGCCGAGCCCTGGTTGCAGCGGTCATCGGCGACGATGCCGTGGTCCCTCCCGGGCCACTCTCGCGCGCGGCCTGGATCTGGAACGACAGCATTCGCACCCTGGGCTACGACCTCGAACGAGCCGGCGCGCTCTTGGATGGGGCCGGCTGGACGCGTGGGGCGGACGGAATGCGGCGGCGGAGCCGTCAGCCTCTCACGATCGACATCCTGGTTCCCTCCACCAGTTCGGCCCGACGCCAGCTTGCCGAAGGCATCCAGCAGATGTGGCGACAGGCGGGGGTCAGGGCAACCATCACGGCCGTCGACTTTCCCATCTTCCAGGAACGGCTCGCCACCGGGCGATTCGAAGCGATGATCGGCGCCTGGCTCGACGAGCCCAAACCGACCGGGCTGGTCGACCAGTGGACCGCCGCCGGCATCGGTCGCCTCAACCACGGGCGCTACCAGAACCCGGCGTTCGATGGGCTCGTCGCGCGGGCGCTCGCCGCGGCAACGCCAGGCGCGAGTCGCGCACTCTGGCGGGAGGCGATGGACACGCTCAACCTCGACGCCCCCGCAGTCTTCCTCTACACCCCGACCAATGTGATGATCGCATCCGGTCGACTCCGCGACATCACGATCGATCCGTACTCCTGGCTGCATCGCGTTGCCAGCTGGACCAAAGGCCCCTGA
- a CDS encoding ATP-grasp domain-containing protein: protein MRIGITHDAGGGDWDPKDVASVLENVRAVRRALRAGGHETTVIPVKLGDVRWLQRAQRCDAIFNLIEGVNGIARYEDYAVAALDLARIPYTGCTSWTVTIAHRKHIANTLFAAHGVPVPPFVHAKRDTVPTGLKFPVIVKPSGEDASVGIDSGSVCTTRKALKERLAKVKGLWDDTLVQEYVPGREVNVGFVGSEMLPLSEIDFAKMPRGSWPIVTYAAKWDEGSPEDIGTVPICPAPLSPELAKRVEAVARLAWQVIGQESGYGRVDIRIAPDGQPYVLEVNPNPDISTNAGLARMARARGWDYETLIQKVVDEALERSARRRQAESIYVKAIA, encoded by the coding sequence ATGAGGATTGGCATCACGCACGATGCCGGCGGCGGCGACTGGGATCCGAAGGACGTGGCCTCGGTCCTCGAGAACGTTCGCGCAGTGCGGCGGGCGCTCCGGGCCGGCGGGCATGAAACGACGGTCATTCCGGTCAAGCTCGGCGACGTGCGCTGGCTGCAGCGGGCCCAGCGATGTGATGCCATTTTCAATCTGATCGAAGGTGTCAACGGGATTGCCCGGTATGAGGACTACGCCGTTGCGGCGCTCGATCTCGCCCGGATTCCGTATACGGGCTGCACCTCGTGGACCGTCACGATTGCCCACCGGAAACACATCGCCAACACGCTCTTTGCAGCCCACGGCGTGCCGGTGCCTCCCTTCGTTCACGCCAAGCGCGATACCGTGCCGACCGGCCTCAAGTTCCCGGTCATCGTCAAACCATCGGGTGAGGATGCGAGCGTCGGGATCGATTCCGGCTCCGTCTGCACCACGCGCAAGGCGCTGAAGGAACGTCTGGCCAAGGTCAAAGGACTCTGGGACGACACGCTGGTCCAGGAGTATGTGCCGGGTCGCGAGGTCAACGTCGGCTTCGTCGGCTCCGAAATGCTGCCGCTGTCCGAGATCGATTTCGCCAAGATGCCGCGCGGCAGCTGGCCGATCGTGACCTATGCTGCCAAGTGGGACGAGGGCAGCCCGGAAGACATCGGGACCGTGCCGATCTGTCCGGCCCCGTTGTCTCCAGAGTTGGCCAAGCGGGTCGAGGCCGTTGCCCGGCTTGCCTGGCAGGTGATCGGGCAGGAGTCAGGTTACGGACGCGTCGACATTCGGATTGCACCGGACGGGCAGCCCTATGTGCTCGAGGTCAACCCGAATCCGGACATCTCGACCAATGCGGGTCTCGCGCGGATGGCGCGGGCCCGGGGTTGGGACTACGAAACCCTGATTCAGAAGGTGGTTGACGAGGCGCTCGAACGGTCGGCGCGCCGCCGGCAGGCGGAGTCGATCTACGTCAAAGCCATCGCATGA
- a CDS encoding KamA family radical SAM protein: MATWQENLKTRSIASLDKLAERFGSEHVEQIERLKQAVDNFEFRISPAMVDLIQEPGDPIWRQYVPTMAELDVQDGIVDSLNEDADSPVPNITHRYPDRALFLVSPVCASYCRFCTRRRKVGDPEKIPLTQFESAFQYLEQHTEIRDVIMSGGDPLMLSERRLEAILTRLRAIPHLEIIRIGSRIPCHMPERITPELCSTLHKFHPLFINTHFNHPDELTPAAIRGLGMLADAGIPLGCQTVLLKGVNDTPEVMVRLMQKLLAARVRPYYIYMADQVAGGEHFRTSVETGLRIMKALRGWTSGLASPHFVIDAPGGGGKIPLLPNYVEDFAQDEIVLRNFRGDRFVYKQPEHAAVPVRKIDPEYLFNPDFDLPRPIKAKTTRKRKSA; encoded by the coding sequence ATGGCAACGTGGCAGGAGAATCTCAAAACGCGGTCGATCGCAAGCCTCGACAAGCTGGCCGAGCGGTTCGGGTCAGAGCACGTCGAGCAGATCGAACGGCTCAAGCAGGCGGTCGACAACTTCGAGTTCCGGATTTCTCCGGCCATGGTCGACCTGATCCAGGAACCCGGCGATCCGATCTGGCGTCAGTACGTGCCGACGATGGCCGAGCTCGATGTGCAGGACGGCATCGTCGACTCGCTCAATGAGGACGCCGACAGCCCGGTTCCGAACATCACGCACCGCTACCCGGATCGCGCGCTGTTCCTGGTTTCGCCGGTCTGCGCCAGCTATTGCCGCTTCTGCACTCGGCGCCGGAAGGTGGGCGACCCCGAGAAGATTCCACTGACGCAGTTCGAGAGCGCCTTCCAGTATCTCGAGCAGCACACCGAGATCCGCGATGTCATTATGTCCGGCGGCGATCCGCTGATGCTCTCGGAGCGGCGGCTCGAGGCAATCCTGACTCGGCTCCGGGCCATTCCGCATCTCGAAATCATTCGGATCGGGAGCCGGATTCCCTGCCACATGCCGGAGCGGATTACCCCGGAACTCTGCAGCACGCTGCACAAGTTCCACCCCCTCTTCATCAATACGCACTTCAACCATCCCGACGAGCTGACTCCAGCCGCGATCCGCGGGCTCGGCATGCTCGCCGACGCCGGCATTCCGCTCGGCTGCCAGACCGTGCTGCTCAAGGGGGTCAATGACACGCCCGAGGTGATGGTGCGCCTGATGCAGAAGCTGCTGGCTGCGCGGGTTCGGCCCTACTACATCTACATGGCCGACCAGGTGGCCGGGGGCGAGCACTTCCGGACCTCGGTGGAAACCGGGCTCCGGATCATGAAGGCACTTCGCGGCTGGACCAGTGGTCTTGCCAGCCCGCACTTCGTGATCGATGCCCCGGGCGGCGGCGGCAAGATTCCGCTGCTCCCCAACTATGTCGAGGATTTTGCCCAGGACGAAATCGTGCTCCGCAACTTCCGCGGCGATCGCTTCGTCTACAAGCAGCCGGAACATGCGGCTGTCCCGGTTCGGAAGATCGATCCCGAGTACCTCTTCAACCCGGACTTCGATCTGCCGCGACCGATCAAGGCCAAAACGACCCGGAAGCGCAAGTCGGCCTGA
- a CDS encoding threonine/serine exporter family protein: protein MATGEFRVRTGEHRLSTGEYRINADARIPFIMDLALALQDAGYSTHRLEEALTAMSDRLGLTGQYFVTPTSIFASFGSGITQSTYMMRTAPRPQNLGQLARVTAVARGVLSGEVAVAEGMKQLMAVSVVPDPKPLTMIIGHGLASAAAARFLGGAWPEMGMAALGGLGIGALATTAARLPNVARVYEFLAAFLCSAAMTLLGALIGGYSVWLATLAGLIVLIPGLTLTTAITELATSHLTAGTTRMAGAFMTFIGIGFGVALGHKVAVLAVGPVAAVVPGAMPVLVNWLALGVIAIAFSLLLRADRGDIGWILLSAVLAFVSTRLGGSILGPEMGVFLGALAVGLGSNLFYRITRRPAAITMVPGLLTLVPGSIGFRSISALLDSQIVAGIDTAFSMVLTAVSLVAGLLTSAAIYPEERFA from the coding sequence ATGGCCACCGGCGAATTTCGCGTCAGAACAGGCGAGCACCGTCTCAGCACCGGCGAGTACCGAATCAATGCCGATGCCCGGATTCCGTTCATCATGGACCTGGCCCTGGCGCTGCAGGACGCCGGATATTCGACACACCGGCTGGAAGAAGCCCTGACTGCGATGAGCGATCGGCTGGGGCTCACCGGTCAGTACTTCGTGACGCCGACCTCGATCTTTGCCTCGTTCGGTTCGGGCATCACCCAGTCGACCTATATGATGCGCACAGCACCCCGGCCACAAAACCTGGGGCAGCTGGCCCGAGTCACGGCCGTCGCGCGGGGTGTGCTGTCAGGTGAGGTCGCGGTAGCCGAAGGCATGAAGCAGCTGATGGCCGTCTCGGTCGTGCCCGACCCAAAGCCCTTGACCATGATCATCGGCCACGGACTCGCCTCCGCGGCGGCCGCCCGATTCCTGGGCGGCGCTTGGCCGGAGATGGGGATGGCGGCGCTGGGCGGCCTCGGAATCGGGGCCCTGGCAACCACGGCGGCCCGCCTGCCGAATGTCGCACGGGTTTACGAGTTCCTGGCCGCCTTCCTCTGCTCGGCGGCCATGACGCTGCTTGGTGCGCTGATTGGCGGCTACTCGGTCTGGCTCGCCACGCTGGCCGGGTTGATCGTACTGATTCCCGGCCTGACCCTGACCACGGCCATTACCGAGCTGGCCACCTCGCATCTCACCGCCGGGACGACCCGGATGGCGGGCGCGTTCATGACGTTCATCGGCATCGGGTTCGGGGTTGCGCTCGGCCACAAGGTGGCGGTGCTGGCGGTCGGTCCGGTTGCGGCCGTGGTGCCTGGTGCGATGCCGGTCCTGGTCAACTGGCTGGCCCTGGGCGTCATCGCGATTGCATTCTCCCTGCTGCTGCGCGCCGACCGGGGCGACATCGGCTGGATCCTGTTGTCGGCGGTGCTCGCCTTCGTTTCGACGAGGCTGGGCGGGTCGATCCTCGGACCGGAAATGGGTGTCTTCCTGGGCGCCCTGGCTGTGGGACTGGGGAGCAACCTGTTCTATCGGATCACCCGGCGGCCCGCAGCGATTACGATGGTACCCGGACTCCTGACGCTGGTACCCGGAAGCATCGGATTCCGCAGCATCTCTGCGCTGCTCGACAGTCAGATCGTGGCGGGCATCGACACAGCGTTCAGCATGGTGCTGACCGCCGTGTCGCTGGTGGCCGGTCTGCTGACCTCGGCGGCGATCTATCCTGAAGAACGATTTGCGTAA
- a CDS encoding ornithine cyclodeaminase family protein: MQIRLLNAGAVRELLPMGACIDAMRQAMSLVATGDTIQPIRQAMFIPSQKGLLSMMPGYTAKPEWLGIKVMSVFPGNFGTNFGSHQGFVMLFETEHGAPKAILDGREITAIRTAAATAVATDALARKDVKTLAIFGYGEQAHTHLEAVTQVRRFERALVWGRDFERTRAFCAEQAKHHSLEIVPVKTAEEAAVGADVLCTTTAAKEPYYEAAWLRPGQHLNVVGSSVPTTAEIDVETVARTHLYVDFKDSALALGGDIRRAKAAGAITDDHIRGTIGDVLTGKVAGRSSDEEITLFKSLGMVAEDLVSADHILHEAERRGVGQVVDW; encoded by the coding sequence ATGCAGATCAGACTTCTCAACGCGGGCGCCGTCCGCGAGCTGCTGCCGATGGGCGCGTGCATCGATGCGATGCGCCAGGCCATGAGTCTCGTTGCCACCGGCGACACGATTCAGCCGATTCGTCAGGCCATGTTCATTCCGAGCCAGAAGGGGCTCCTGAGCATGATGCCCGGCTACACCGCCAAACCAGAATGGCTCGGCATCAAGGTGATGTCGGTCTTTCCGGGGAACTTCGGCACCAACTTCGGGTCGCATCAGGGTTTCGTGATGCTGTTCGAGACCGAGCACGGCGCTCCCAAGGCGATTCTCGATGGCCGCGAGATTACCGCGATCCGTACCGCCGCCGCGACGGCCGTGGCCACCGATGCGCTGGCCCGGAAGGACGTCAAGACGCTGGCCATCTTCGGCTACGGCGAGCAGGCGCATACCCACCTCGAGGCGGTGACCCAGGTCCGCAGGTTCGAGCGGGCCCTGGTCTGGGGTCGTGACTTCGAGCGGACCCGAGCCTTCTGCGCCGAGCAGGCGAAGCACCACAGCCTGGAAATCGTGCCGGTCAAGACGGCGGAGGAAGCAGCGGTAGGTGCGGACGTGCTGTGCACCACGACCGCGGCCAAAGAGCCCTACTACGAAGCGGCTTGGCTCCGACCGGGCCAGCACCTCAACGTGGTGGGCTCGAGTGTGCCGACGACCGCGGAAATCGACGTCGAGACCGTGGCGCGGACCCATCTGTACGTCGACTTCAAGGACAGCGCCCTGGCGCTCGGCGGCGATATCCGGCGCGCCAAGGCAGCTGGCGCCATTACCGACGACCACATTCGTGGCACCATCGGCGACGTGCTGACGGGTAAGGTGGCCGGGCGTTCCAGCGACGAGGAGATCACCCTCTTCAAGTCACTCGGCATGGTGGCTGAGGATCTCGTCTCGGCCGATCACATCCTGCACGAGGCTGAGCGGCGTGGTGTGGGGCAGGTGGTCGACTGGTAG
- a CDS encoding ABC transporter ATP-binding protein, with the protein MSDADTVVLRDLTKRHGPIQALDGLSLTVPRGSVTGLLGPNGAGKTTALKLLLGMARPDGGTGHVFGHRIDVEAESVRIRQRTGYVSETKDLYPHFSVDQMIRLTRGLYPSWRPDLERQLRGSFALRPDAKVSTLSKGMRTKLSLLLACCRGADLLVLDEPTDGLDPVAAELVLETLIGLVAQDGLTVLVSSHQLAEVERVADRVVIVDRGQARLEAGLDDLRMRVRRVRIVLDGESSAVAGLRSEPGVLAVDQSGRVVTLLVDGSAELVIDRARRYAGAASIETLPVTLRDLFLGLTRRADVA; encoded by the coding sequence GTGAGTGACGCCGACACGGTGGTGCTGCGCGATCTCACCAAGCGTCACGGCCCGATCCAGGCTCTCGACGGATTGTCCCTGACGGTGCCTCGCGGCAGCGTGACCGGCTTGCTCGGTCCCAACGGTGCGGGCAAAACCACGGCACTCAAACTGTTGCTCGGGATGGCCCGACCGGACGGGGGCACGGGTCATGTCTTCGGGCATCGGATCGACGTCGAGGCTGAGAGCGTCCGGATTCGGCAGCGGACCGGGTACGTCAGTGAAACCAAGGATCTCTACCCGCACTTTTCGGTCGATCAGATGATCCGCCTGACCCGGGGACTGTATCCCTCGTGGCGGCCTGATCTCGAACGGCAGCTGCGGGGCAGTTTTGCCCTGCGTCCCGACGCCAAGGTGTCCACCCTCTCCAAGGGTATGCGCACCAAGCTGTCGCTGCTGCTTGCCTGCTGTCGAGGCGCCGACCTGCTGGTGCTGGATGAGCCGACTGACGGCCTCGACCCGGTGGCTGCGGAACTGGTGCTCGAGACACTGATCGGTCTGGTGGCGCAGGACGGTCTGACCGTACTGGTATCGTCGCATCAGTTGGCGGAGGTCGAGCGGGTGGCCGACCGGGTCGTCATCGTCGATCGCGGCCAGGCGCGCCTCGAAGCGGGGCTCGATGACCTGCGAATGCGGGTCCGCCGAGTGCGCATCGTGCTCGACGGCGAGAGCTCGGCCGTTGCCGGGCTCCGCTCGGAACCCGGGGTGCTCGCGGTCGATCAGTCGGGGCGGGTGGTAACGCTGCTCGTCGATGGCAGCGCGGAGCTGGTGATCGATCGGGCCCGCCGCTACGCCGGGGCGGCCTCGATCGAAACCCTCCCGGTGACCCTCCGCGACCTGTTTCTCGGCCTGACCCGGAGGGCCGATGTGGCGTAA
- a CDS encoding GntR family transcriptional regulator, with protein sequence MFTPPNPSSGVPVYLQLIEQVKHAVATGLLAPGDQLPGMRRVAEDLVINPNTVAKAYRELEHAGWIELRHGAGAFVAQTPVQRDRVVLLSEASEQVRALVDQLRSSGVTDAELRRILESELNRQSPHHPAVHPSGDHRE encoded by the coding sequence GTGTTCACTCCACCGAATCCTTCATCCGGTGTGCCGGTGTACCTGCAGCTGATCGAGCAGGTCAAGCACGCTGTTGCCACCGGCCTCCTCGCTCCCGGCGATCAACTCCCCGGCATGCGCCGAGTGGCTGAGGACCTGGTGATCAATCCGAATACGGTGGCCAAGGCCTACCGCGAGCTCGAACACGCCGGCTGGATCGAGCTGCGGCATGGTGCGGGTGCCTTCGTAGCACAGACCCCGGTTCAGCGTGATCGGGTTGTCCTGCTCTCGGAGGCCAGCGAACAGGTCCGAGCCCTGGTCGACCAGCTGCGCAGCTCCGGCGTGACGGACGCCGAGTTGCGGCGGATCCTCGAGAGTGAGCTCAATCGCCAGAGTCCCCATCATCCGGCGGTCCATCCATCGGGCGACCATCGTGAGTGA
- a CDS encoding M23 family metallopeptidase — protein sequence MPLLPAAVTALGRTHWVYELHLTNQGATPLVLNEVGIENSSGAVLDRWADAALSARFLVTGPPGPRAASATIPAGRRGVVFVWLSPKEAASTGTTLVHRLVFSSEAGTARDTLVLPGVPLPDEKAERIASPVRGGPWVTLRGPSNTSGHRTGLVTVGGATRVPQRFAIDYAKLGPDGRMFGADSTRNESWYGYADSILSATDGEVVLVRDGIGDNVPLSGRMATAIDAITAPGNLVSIRTGNGHYASYSHIKAGSIQVKPGDRVTRGQFLGLIGNSGNSGGPHLHFQISAAAEVLFGEGLPFVFEEFRLLGRIPSMGSAVAGQPWTPNAAQPARDVRGEIPLENMVISIPAAPRR from the coding sequence GTGCCCCTCCTTCCCGCCGCGGTTACCGCACTCGGCCGGACCCATTGGGTCTACGAACTGCACCTGACCAATCAGGGCGCCACCCCCCTCGTTCTCAATGAGGTCGGAATCGAGAACAGCTCTGGTGCGGTACTCGATCGCTGGGCCGATGCCGCCCTGTCAGCCCGGTTTCTCGTCACCGGCCCGCCCGGACCTCGCGCAGCAAGCGCGACGATTCCCGCCGGACGGCGGGGCGTCGTCTTCGTCTGGCTCTCGCCGAAAGAGGCCGCCTCCACCGGCACCACCCTGGTACATCGGCTGGTGTTCTCCTCCGAAGCTGGCACGGCTCGCGATACGCTGGTGCTGCCGGGCGTGCCGCTGCCCGACGAAAAGGCCGAGCGGATTGCCTCACCGGTGCGCGGCGGGCCGTGGGTTACGTTGCGCGGCCCGTCCAACACGTCCGGACATCGGACCGGCCTGGTCACGGTTGGCGGGGCCACCCGCGTACCGCAACGGTTCGCGATCGACTATGCCAAGCTCGGGCCCGATGGCCGCATGTTCGGCGCCGACTCGACCCGCAACGAATCGTGGTACGGCTATGCCGACTCGATATTATCCGCGACCGATGGTGAGGTCGTGCTGGTTCGGGACGGCATCGGCGACAATGTGCCCCTGTCCGGACGGATGGCGACCGCCATCGACGCAATCACGGCTCCGGGCAACCTGGTCTCGATTCGAACCGGCAACGGCCACTACGCCAGCTACAGTCACATCAAGGCCGGCTCGATCCAGGTCAAACCCGGCGACCGAGTTACCCGCGGTCAGTTCCTCGGCCTGATCGGCAATTCGGGTAACAGTGGCGGCCCGCACCTGCATTTCCAGATCTCGGCTGCTGCGGAGGTGCTCTTCGGAGAAGGATTGCCCTTCGTGTTCGAGGAGTTCCGCCTGCTGGGTCGGATCCCATCCATGGGGAGCGCGGTGGCCGGGCAGCCTTGGACGCCGAACGCCGCGCAGCCGGCCCGCGATGTCCGGGGGGAAATACCGCTCGAGAACATGGTGATCTCTATTCCTGCAGCTCCGCGACGGTAG